From Amycolatopsis sp. cg9, one genomic window encodes:
- the fdxA gene encoding ferredoxin, with the protein MTYVIAEPCVDVLDKACIDECPVDCIYEGERMLYIHPDECVDCGACEPVCPVEAIYYEDDVPDNWSDYTKANVDFFDELGSPGGASKVGKTANDPSFVKALPPQGE; encoded by the coding sequence GTGACCTACGTGATCGCCGAGCCCTGCGTCGACGTGCTCGACAAGGCGTGTATCGACGAGTGCCCCGTGGACTGCATCTACGAGGGCGAGCGGATGCTGTACATCCACCCGGACGAGTGCGTCGACTGCGGCGCCTGCGAGCCGGTCTGCCCGGTCGAGGCGATCTACTACGAGGACGACGTCCCGGACAACTGGTCGGACTACACCAAGGCCAACGTCGACTTCTTCGACGAGCTGGGCTCGCCCGGCGGCGCCTCCAAGGTGGGCAAGACGGCCAACGACCCGTCGTTCGTCAAGGCGCTGCCCCCGCAGGGCGAATGA
- a CDS encoding GntR family transcriptional regulator, whose protein sequence is MIVPFDSGSAVPPFEQVRSGLAARINDRSLAVGTKLPTVRQLAADLGIAPNTVARAYRELEEAGLIETRGRAGSFVAASGDQSRRRAQEAAAEYAKITRKLGLDSAEALSIVRAALDEGNG, encoded by the coding sequence GTGATCGTCCCCTTCGACAGCGGCTCGGCGGTGCCGCCCTTCGAGCAGGTCCGGTCCGGGCTCGCGGCGCGGATCAACGACCGGAGCCTGGCCGTCGGCACGAAACTGCCGACGGTCCGGCAGCTCGCGGCCGACCTGGGCATCGCCCCGAACACGGTCGCGCGGGCCTACCGCGAGCTGGAGGAAGCGGGCCTGATCGAGACGCGCGGCCGCGCGGGCAGCTTCGTCGCGGCGTCGGGTGACCAGAGCCGCCGCCGCGCCCAGGAGGCCGCGGCGGAGTACGCGAAGATCACTCGTAAGCTGGGCCTCGATTCCGCCGAGGCGCTGTCGATCGTCCGCGCCGCACTCGACGAGGGGAACGGTTGA
- a CDS encoding coenzyme F420-0:L-glutamate ligase → MWTRPRRWPAPRSNSLEPLLSDHASPKLEILPVPGLPEFRPGDDLTGAIVAAAPWLRSGDVLVVTSKIVSKAEGRLVRVPTDPEARDAERRKLVEQEAVRVVARIARTVITENPLGIVQAASGIDASNVAGDEVALLPADPDASALALRNGLRERLGVEVAVVVTDTMGRAWRVGQTDNAIGASGLRVLHAYRGQIDGQGNELAVTEVAVADELAAAADLVKGKLGGTPVAVVRGLDLVDDGSTARNLIRPLAEDLFRLGTNEAIAQGRREAVPARRSVRQFADEPVDPAAIRRAVGSALTAPAPHHTHPVRFAWLRDGGTRKKLLDAMRESWRADLAGDEFTEEQIAKRLSRGDILYRAPEVVIPFLVPDGAHTYRDDRRNDCEKTMFTVAGGAAVQGLLVALAAEGLGSCWIGSTIFAADLVRDVLGLDDRWQPLGSVAIGVPLDSPPPRGEVSPGEGLLEL, encoded by the coding sequence ATGTGGACGCGACCGCGGCGATGGCCCGCGCCGCGCTCGAACTCGCTGGAGCCCCTGTTGAGTGACCACGCTTCGCCGAAGCTGGAGATCCTGCCCGTCCCCGGGCTGCCGGAGTTCCGGCCGGGCGACGACCTGACCGGCGCGATCGTGGCGGCCGCGCCGTGGCTGCGCTCGGGCGACGTCCTGGTCGTGACCAGCAAGATCGTCTCCAAGGCCGAGGGCAGGCTCGTCCGCGTGCCCACCGACCCGGAGGCCCGCGACGCCGAGCGCCGCAAGCTCGTCGAGCAGGAAGCCGTCCGGGTGGTCGCGCGGATCGCGCGCACGGTGATCACCGAGAACCCGCTGGGCATCGTGCAGGCCGCGTCCGGGATCGACGCGTCCAACGTCGCCGGTGACGAGGTCGCGCTGCTGCCCGCCGATCCCGACGCCTCCGCGCTGGCGCTGCGCAACGGCCTGCGGGAACGGCTCGGCGTGGAGGTCGCCGTCGTCGTCACCGACACGATGGGCCGCGCCTGGCGCGTCGGGCAGACCGACAACGCGATCGGCGCGTCCGGGCTGCGCGTGCTGCACGCCTACCGCGGGCAGATCGACGGGCAGGGCAACGAGCTCGCCGTGACCGAGGTCGCCGTGGCCGACGAGCTGGCCGCGGCCGCCGACCTGGTCAAGGGCAAGCTGGGCGGGACGCCGGTCGCGGTCGTGCGCGGGCTGGACCTCGTCGACGACGGCTCGACCGCGCGGAACCTGATCCGGCCCCTGGCGGAGGACCTCTTCCGGCTGGGCACCAACGAAGCCATCGCGCAGGGGCGCCGCGAAGCCGTCCCGGCGCGGCGGTCGGTGCGGCAGTTCGCCGACGAGCCGGTGGATCCCGCGGCGATCCGGCGCGCGGTGGGGTCGGCGCTGACCGCGCCCGCGCCGCACCACACGCACCCGGTGCGGTTCGCCTGGCTGCGCGACGGCGGAACGCGCAAGAAGCTGCTCGACGCCATGCGCGAATCGTGGCGGGCCGACCTGGCCGGCGACGAGTTCACCGAGGAGCAGATCGCGAAGCGGCTCAGCCGCGGCGACATCCTGTACCGGGCGCCGGAAGTCGTCATCCCGTTCCTGGTGCCGGACGGCGCCCACACCTACCGCGACGACCGCCGCAACGACTGCGAGAAGACGATGTTCACCGTGGCCGGCGGCGCCGCGGTGCAGGGCCTGCTGGTCGCGCTGGCCGCCGAAGGGCTCGGCTCGTGCTGGATCGGGTCGACGATCTTCGCCGCGGACCTCGTCCGCGACGTCCTCGGCCTCGACGACCGCTGGCAGCCGCTGGGCTCGGTCGCGATCGGCGTCCCGCTGGACTCGCCGCCCCCGCGCGGGGAAGTTTCGCCGGGCGAAGGGTTGCTGGAGCTGTGA
- a CDS encoding CHAD domain-containing protein — translation MTTESLPRTPAELGLPDAPVEAGPADPAGHHVRAKLDREIRALLAYEPGTRSGADPEDLHQMRVALRRMRSVLKLSGGLVGDGAEPVRAELGWLGQSLGEVRDYDVLIGHLREVIADFEVRDQAAGHRLVTRFVTERAAAKRRLTQALTSARYSTLLREVSLLTRAREASAAAAEEPHDLVAGLAKPHRKLAKAVRALPADPPDDDLHALRIHGKKLRYAAELAQTSARKKRAKRIKVLIKATRDFQTVLGDHQDAVVAAERMRSVLASADGEVGFVAGRIAERELARRAEARATWRASWAAVDTAARALHA, via the coding sequence GTGACCACCGAATCGTTGCCTCGCACCCCGGCCGAGCTGGGCCTGCCCGACGCACCGGTGGAAGCCGGGCCCGCCGATCCGGCCGGGCACCACGTGCGGGCCAAGCTCGACCGGGAGATCCGCGCGCTGCTCGCGTACGAACCCGGCACGCGCTCCGGCGCCGATCCCGAGGACCTGCACCAGATGCGCGTCGCCCTGCGGCGGATGCGCAGCGTGCTCAAGCTGTCCGGCGGGCTGGTCGGCGACGGCGCCGAGCCGGTGCGCGCGGAGCTGGGCTGGCTCGGGCAGTCGCTCGGCGAGGTGCGCGACTACGACGTCCTGATCGGGCACCTGCGCGAGGTCATCGCCGACTTCGAGGTCCGCGACCAGGCCGCCGGGCACCGCTTGGTGACCCGGTTCGTCACCGAGCGCGCGGCGGCGAAGCGGCGGCTGACCCAGGCCCTGACCAGCGCCCGCTACTCGACGCTGCTGCGTGAGGTCAGCCTGCTGACCCGCGCCCGGGAGGCGTCCGCCGCCGCGGCCGAGGAGCCCCACGACCTGGTCGCCGGCCTGGCGAAGCCGCACCGCAAGCTCGCCAAGGCCGTCCGCGCGCTGCCCGCCGACCCGCCGGACGACGACCTGCACGCCCTGCGCATCCACGGCAAGAAGCTGCGCTACGCCGCCGAGCTGGCCCAGACGTCGGCGAGGAAGAAGCGGGCGAAGCGGATCAAGGTGCTGATCAAGGCGACGCGGGACTTCCAGACCGTGCTGGGCGACCACCAGGACGCGGTCGTCGCGGCCGAGCGGATGCGTTCGGTGCTGGCGTCGGCCGACGGCGAGGTCGGCTTCGTCGCCGGCCGGATCGCCGAGCGCGAGCTGGCCCGCCGCGCCGAGGCCCGCGCGACCTGGCGGGCTTCCTGGGCCGCCGTCGACACCGCCGCCCGCGCCCTCCACGCCTGA
- a CDS encoding NUDIX hydrolase — protein sequence MTLHANAVETLDSWRPAEPSQESLRQAFLGFLAAREDSCQRSCAAGHLTASAVLLDHTGTRVLLTLHPRVGRWLQLGGHCEPSDTSLAGAALREATEESGIEGLRISAEPVHLDVHPITCSLGVPTRHFDVRFAVHAPPGASPVRSSESDDLRWWPADALPAGSEDLADLVKAAIPVGAGH from the coding sequence GTGACCCTGCACGCGAACGCCGTCGAGACGCTGGATTCGTGGCGGCCGGCTGAGCCTTCGCAGGAATCCCTGCGGCAGGCGTTCCTCGGCTTCCTGGCGGCGCGAGAGGACAGCTGTCAACGCTCGTGCGCGGCCGGGCACCTCACGGCGTCGGCGGTGCTGCTGGACCACACCGGCACGCGGGTGCTGCTCACGCTGCACCCGCGCGTCGGCCGCTGGCTGCAGCTCGGCGGGCACTGCGAGCCGTCGGACACGTCGCTGGCCGGTGCCGCGCTGCGGGAGGCCACCGAGGAGTCGGGCATCGAGGGGCTGCGGATCTCCGCCGAGCCGGTGCACCTGGACGTCCACCCGATCACGTGCTCGCTCGGCGTGCCGACGCGGCACTTCGACGTCCGGTTCGCGGTGCACGCCCCGCCGGGCGCTTCGCCGGTGCGGAGCAGCGAATCCGACGACCTGCGGTGGTGGCCGGCGGACGCGCTTCCCGCGGGGTCGGAAGATCTCGCCGATCTGGTGAAAGCGGCCATTCCTGTCGGTGCCGGGCACTAG
- a CDS encoding FAD-dependent monooxygenase, which yields MDTRVLIAGAGPTGLTLAIELARRDVAVRIVDKAETYFVGSRGDGMQPRTLEVFEDLGVLDAVLAAGMAPVPMKIHLGGEVVGERMMFDPIEPTPSKPYPTGWFLGQSQTEGILRDRLAEFGVRVELNTGLTGFEQDPDGVTATLSTGETVRAEFLVGADGGKSFVRKTLGIAFEGTTDESIRMLLGDVRAEGLDRAYGHWFATPDEPMNGMMFTPLAGTPHFQFGASLGDGETDVETALPAVQARLDVLSGGTVKLSDLAWSTVWRPNVRLAARFRDGRVFLAGDAAHVHPPTGGQGLNTGVQDGYNLGWKLADGSPELLDSYEPERRTVAARVLGVSTALLQKYVDGDEDAHHRGEDTQQLDVGYRGGPLSPAGTGALRPGDRAPDAPLVDANGKRVRLFELFRGPHSTELVFGDGETSGYRILPAGSAPAPDALIDEGGHAYAAYEASDGRRVLIRPDGYVWSIA from the coding sequence GTGGACACACGGGTGCTGATCGCGGGGGCGGGACCGACCGGGCTGACCCTGGCCATCGAGCTGGCGCGGCGCGACGTCGCCGTGCGGATCGTCGACAAGGCGGAGACGTACTTCGTCGGCTCGCGCGGCGACGGGATGCAGCCGCGGACGCTGGAGGTGTTCGAAGACCTGGGCGTGCTCGACGCCGTGCTGGCCGCGGGCATGGCCCCGGTGCCGATGAAGATCCACCTCGGCGGCGAGGTGGTCGGCGAGCGGATGATGTTCGACCCGATCGAGCCGACGCCGTCGAAGCCGTACCCGACCGGCTGGTTCCTCGGCCAGTCGCAGACCGAGGGCATCCTGCGCGACCGGCTGGCCGAGTTCGGCGTGCGCGTCGAGCTGAACACCGGGCTGACCGGGTTCGAGCAGGACCCCGACGGCGTCACGGCCACGCTGAGCACGGGCGAGACCGTCCGGGCGGAGTTCCTCGTCGGCGCCGACGGCGGCAAGAGCTTCGTGCGCAAGACGCTGGGGATCGCGTTCGAGGGCACGACCGACGAGTCGATCCGGATGCTGCTCGGCGACGTCCGGGCGGAAGGGCTCGATCGCGCGTACGGCCACTGGTTCGCGACCCCGGACGAACCGATGAACGGCATGATGTTCACCCCGCTGGCGGGCACCCCGCACTTCCAGTTCGGCGCCTCGCTCGGCGACGGCGAGACGGACGTCGAGACGGCGCTGCCCGCGGTCCAGGCGCGGCTCGACGTGCTGAGCGGCGGCACGGTCAAGCTGTCCGACCTGGCCTGGTCGACGGTCTGGCGGCCGAACGTCCGGCTCGCGGCCCGGTTCCGCGACGGCCGCGTGTTCCTGGCCGGCGACGCCGCGCACGTCCACCCGCCGACCGGTGGCCAGGGCCTCAACACCGGCGTCCAGGACGGCTACAACCTGGGCTGGAAGCTCGCCGACGGCTCACCGGAGCTGCTCGACAGCTACGAGCCGGAGCGGCGGACGGTCGCGGCTCGCGTGCTCGGGGTCTCGACGGCGCTGCTGCAGAAGTACGTCGACGGCGACGAGGACGCCCACCACCGCGGCGAAGACACGCAGCAGCTGGACGTCGGCTACCGCGGCGGCCCGCTGTCCCCGGCGGGGACCGGTGCGCTGCGGCCGGGTGACCGGGCCCCGGACGCGCCGCTGGTCGACGCGAACGGCAAGCGGGTCCGGCTGTTCGAGCTGTTCCGCGGCCCGCACTCGACGGAGCTGGTGTTCGGCGACGGCGAGACGTCGGGGTACCGGATCCTGCCCGCGGGCAGCGCCCCCGCCCCGGACGCGCTGATCGACGAGGGCGGCCACGCGTACGCGGCTTACGAGGCTTCGGACGGGCGGCGGGTGCTCATCCGGCCGGACGGCTACGTCTGGTCGATCGCCTGA
- a CDS encoding sugar phosphate nucleotidyltransferase, with protein sequence MTSEVEVDAVVLVGGKGTRLRPLTLSAPKPMLPTAGTPYLSHLFSRIREAGIRHVVLGTSYRAEVFEEYFGDGKSIGLDLEYVVEEEPLDTAGAIRNVYDKLRAEHVIVFNGDIISGSDLGEQLRVHRESEADVTLHLQRVPDPSRFGSVPTDETGRVQAFLEKTPNPPTDQINAGCYVFRRPVIEAIPTGRRVSVERETFPQLLEQGAHVHGFVDASYWLDVGTPEAFVRGSADLVRGVAPTSALPGRPGEFLVLDGASVAEDAQLSGGSTIGGGAVVGSGAKIDGSVLFDGAAVSEGAVVERSVLGHGARVGAGAVLRGVVLGDGVSVGAGCELLEGARVWPDTVLPDGAIRFSSDA encoded by the coding sequence GTGACGTCCGAGGTCGAGGTCGACGCCGTCGTGCTGGTCGGGGGCAAGGGCACCCGGCTGCGCCCGCTCACCCTTTCGGCGCCGAAGCCGATGCTCCCGACAGCCGGGACGCCCTACCTGAGTCACCTGTTCTCCCGCATCCGCGAGGCCGGGATCCGGCACGTCGTGCTGGGGACGAGCTACCGGGCGGAGGTGTTCGAGGAGTACTTCGGCGACGGCAAGTCGATCGGCCTCGACCTGGAGTACGTCGTCGAGGAGGAGCCGCTCGACACCGCGGGCGCCATCCGCAACGTCTACGACAAGCTGCGCGCGGAGCACGTGATCGTCTTCAACGGCGACATCATCTCCGGCTCGGACCTCGGCGAGCAGCTGCGCGTGCACCGCGAGTCCGAGGCCGACGTCACCCTGCACCTGCAGCGCGTGCCGGACCCGAGCCGGTTCGGCTCGGTGCCCACCGACGAGACCGGCCGGGTGCAGGCGTTCCTCGAGAAGACGCCGAACCCGCCGACCGACCAGATCAACGCCGGCTGCTACGTCTTCCGCCGTCCGGTGATCGAGGCCATCCCGACCGGCCGCCGGGTGTCGGTCGAGCGCGAGACGTTCCCGCAGCTGCTGGAGCAGGGCGCGCACGTCCACGGCTTCGTCGACGCGTCCTACTGGCTGGACGTCGGCACGCCGGAAGCGTTCGTCCGCGGCTCGGCGGACCTCGTGCGGGGCGTCGCGCCGACGTCGGCGCTGCCCGGCCGGCCCGGCGAATTCCTGGTCCTCGACGGCGCTTCGGTGGCCGAGGACGCCCAGCTCTCCGGTGGTTCGACCATCGGCGGCGGCGCGGTGGTCGGCTCGGGCGCGAAGATCGACGGCTCGGTCCTGTTCGACGGCGCGGCCGTTTCCGAAGGCGCCGTCGTCGAGCGCTCGGTGCTCGGGCACGGCGCGCGCGTCGGAGCCGGCGCGGTCCTGCGCGGGGTCGTCCTGGGCGACGGCGTGTCCGTCGGCGCCGGCTGCGAGCTGCTGGAAGGCGCCCGCGTCTGGCCCGACACGGTGCTGCCCGACGGCGCGATCCGCTTCTCGAGCGACGCGTAG
- a CDS encoding DNA-3-methyladenine glycosylase, whose translation MFWRPAFEVDLGRVLGPLKRGRGSLNILTDERGITWLASNTPDGPGTLALRRLADGRVEAAAWGDGADRLLTGVPALLGANDDDTGFVAHHDVVARARRANPGLRLGATGVVWDWLVLAVLEQKVAGKEAIRSWAELCRRFGAPAPGPGPERLRVPPTPVALRSLPDWHWHRAGVDIKRRTALLNAARVAPHLERAVDLRGLEGRHWLRQVPGIGVWTAAEIAQRAWGDPDAVSFGDYNIPSMVGHALAGTKTDDAGMAELLAPYAPQRQRAVRYLEAAGHTRPRFGPRIELRDYRAM comes from the coding sequence ATGTTCTGGCGCCCCGCGTTCGAGGTCGACCTGGGCCGGGTCCTGGGTCCGCTGAAGCGCGGCCGCGGGTCGCTGAACATCCTCACCGACGAGCGCGGGATCACCTGGCTCGCTTCGAACACCCCGGACGGCCCGGGCACGCTCGCGCTGCGCCGGCTCGCCGACGGCCGCGTCGAGGCGGCGGCCTGGGGGGACGGGGCGGACCGGCTGCTCACCGGCGTCCCGGCGTTGCTGGGGGCGAACGACGACGACACCGGCTTCGTCGCGCACCACGACGTCGTCGCGCGCGCCCGCCGGGCGAACCCCGGCCTGCGGCTGGGTGCGACGGGTGTGGTGTGGGACTGGCTGGTGCTCGCGGTGCTGGAGCAGAAGGTCGCCGGCAAGGAGGCGATCCGGTCGTGGGCCGAGCTGTGCCGCCGGTTCGGCGCGCCGGCACCCGGGCCCGGGCCGGAGCGCCTGCGCGTGCCGCCGACGCCGGTGGCGCTGCGGTCGCTGCCGGACTGGCACTGGCACCGCGCGGGCGTCGACATCAAGCGCCGGACGGCGCTGCTCAACGCCGCTCGCGTGGCCCCGCACCTGGAGCGGGCCGTGGACCTGCGCGGGCTCGAGGGACGGCACTGGCTGCGCCAGGTCCCGGGCATCGGCGTCTGGACGGCCGCGGAGATCGCCCAGCGCGCCTGGGGCGACCCGGACGCGGTGAGCTTCGGCGACTACAACATCCCGTCGATGGTCGGGCACGCCTTGGCGGGCACGAAGACGGACGACGCGGGGATGGCGGAGCTGCTGGCGCCGTACGCCCCGCAGCGGCAGCGGGCGGTCCGGTACCTGGAGGCGGCCGGGCACACGCGCCCGCGGTTCGGCCCGCGCATCGAACTGCGCGACTACCGCGCCATGTGA
- the cofD gene encoding 2-phospho-L-lactate transferase, whose protein sequence is MKIVVVVGGVGGARFLLGVKAALGMPAEGSGDSEHEVTALVNTGDDVWMHGLRICPDLDTCMYTLGGGIDKERGWGHAGETWVVKEELAAYGADPDWFGLGDKDIATHLIRSRMLRAGYPLSAVTEALCDRWQPGVRLLPMSDDRVETHVVIDDPEQDGQQKAIHFQEWWVRYRAEPKAHSIVAVGADEAKPAPGVLEALKDADAVLFAPSNPVVSVGTVLGVPGVRDALRKTSAGVVGVSPIIGGKALRGMADACLTAIGVETSAEAVGRHYGSRRDGGVLDGWLIAEGETADVPGVTVRDVPLLMSDVDATAAMARAALELAGAPVE, encoded by the coding sequence GTGAAGATCGTGGTAGTGGTCGGCGGAGTGGGCGGGGCCCGTTTCCTGCTGGGTGTCAAGGCGGCGCTGGGGATGCCGGCGGAAGGTTCCGGGGACTCGGAGCACGAGGTGACGGCGCTGGTCAACACCGGCGACGACGTCTGGATGCACGGGCTGCGGATCTGTCCCGACCTGGACACCTGCATGTACACCCTGGGCGGCGGGATCGACAAGGAACGCGGCTGGGGGCACGCGGGCGAGACCTGGGTGGTCAAGGAGGAGCTGGCGGCCTACGGCGCCGACCCGGACTGGTTCGGGCTCGGCGACAAGGACATCGCCACCCACCTCATCCGGTCGCGGATGCTGCGCGCGGGCTACCCGCTCTCGGCGGTGACCGAGGCCCTGTGCGACCGCTGGCAGCCCGGCGTCCGGCTGCTGCCGATGTCGGACGACCGCGTCGAGACGCACGTCGTGATCGACGACCCGGAGCAGGACGGCCAGCAGAAGGCCATCCACTTCCAGGAGTGGTGGGTGCGCTACCGCGCCGAGCCGAAGGCGCACTCGATCGTCGCGGTCGGCGCCGACGAGGCCAAGCCCGCGCCCGGCGTGCTCGAGGCCCTCAAGGACGCCGACGCGGTGCTGTTCGCGCCGTCGAACCCGGTCGTGTCGGTCGGCACCGTGCTGGGCGTGCCGGGGGTCCGGGACGCGCTGCGCAAGACGTCCGCGGGTGTCGTCGGGGTGTCGCCGATCATCGGCGGCAAGGCGCTGCGCGGGATGGCCGACGCGTGCCTGACCGCGATCGGCGTCGAGACCTCGGCCGAGGCGGTCGGCCGCCACTACGGCTCTCGCCGGGACGGCGGGGTGCTCGACGGCTGGCTGATCGCCGAGGGCGAGACGGCCGACGTGCCGGGCGTGACCGTCCGCGACGTCCCGCTGCTGATGTCCGATGTGGACGCGACCGCGGCGATGGCCCGCGCCGCGCTCGAACTCGCTGGAGCCCCTGTTGAGTGA
- a CDS encoding TetR/AcrR family transcriptional regulator, with protein sequence MTATSRKEKAAETEGALKAAAKRVFARKGYLNTKITDITAEAGRAAGSFYNHFAGKEELLEALMADIAASGDESAEREDHLTDFSDPAAVRWHVKQYWDFYRDNAATMLALRQAAMVSESFARTLAQFGASQAADLDDHLAHVTRAGLKLPTTPDRCGMLMYNLVDSFAATWLHGSPPGWTPPTDEEAIELLTRFVYRGLTGRDY encoded by the coding sequence ATGACGGCGACGAGCCGCAAGGAGAAGGCCGCGGAGACCGAGGGCGCGCTCAAGGCCGCCGCCAAGCGCGTCTTCGCGCGCAAGGGCTACCTGAACACCAAGATCACCGACATCACCGCCGAGGCGGGCCGGGCCGCGGGGTCGTTCTACAACCACTTCGCGGGCAAGGAAGAGCTGCTCGAAGCGCTCATGGCCGACATCGCGGCGTCCGGCGACGAGAGCGCCGAGCGCGAGGACCACCTGACCGACTTCAGCGACCCGGCGGCGGTGCGCTGGCACGTCAAGCAGTACTGGGACTTCTACCGGGACAACGCCGCGACGATGCTGGCCCTGCGCCAGGCGGCGATGGTCAGCGAGTCGTTCGCGCGCACGCTGGCGCAGTTCGGCGCGTCCCAGGCCGCCGACCTCGACGACCACCTCGCGCACGTCACCCGCGCCGGGCTGAAGCTGCCCACGACGCCGGACCGCTGCGGGATGCTGATGTACAACCTCGTCGACTCGTTCGCCGCCACGTGGCTGCACGGCTCACCGCCGGGCTGGACACCGCCGACCGACGAAGAAGCGATCGAGCTGCTGACCCGGTTCGTCTACCGGGGCCTGACCGGCCGCGACTACTGA
- a CDS encoding GNAT family N-acetyltransferase, with protein sequence MNAPESLEITCSRAWPPLVEERLGGWRLRWADGFTGRANSVLAVGDPGRPVPEALRAVCDFAHDRGIPPMAQVVRDSPNEHAIAASGWVPATTHGAGHEVVVLTAPLEKPHFHVKVRPPGAHFHVKVRDEATAGWWELALGSDAGTEAARAVLTGGKVGYGVVTDGGVTAAAVRGALVDGWLHVGRLAVRPEHRRRGLASALMAALAAWGVEQGADRAVLQVAEGNSGALALYAGLGCAPHHRYRYWVPAPGSCEDSTS encoded by the coding sequence GTGAACGCACCCGAGTCGCTCGAAATCACCTGCAGCAGAGCATGGCCGCCGTTGGTCGAGGAGCGCTTGGGCGGCTGGCGCCTGCGCTGGGCGGACGGGTTCACCGGGCGCGCCAACAGCGTCCTGGCCGTCGGCGACCCCGGCCGGCCGGTGCCCGAGGCGCTGCGGGCGGTGTGTGACTTCGCCCACGATCGGGGGATCCCGCCGATGGCCCAGGTGGTCCGCGACAGCCCCAACGAGCACGCGATCGCCGCCTCCGGCTGGGTCCCGGCCACCACGCACGGCGCCGGCCACGAGGTCGTCGTCCTGACCGCCCCGCTCGAGAAGCCGCACTTTCACGTGAAAGTGCGGCCCCCAGGTGCGCACTTTCACGTGAAAGTGCGGGACGAAGCGACGGCGGGGTGGTGGGAGCTGGCGCTCGGGTCGGACGCCGGCACCGAAGCCGCGCGGGCCGTTCTGACCGGCGGGAAGGTCGGCTACGGCGTCGTGACCGACGGCGGGGTCACGGCGGCCGCGGTCCGCGGCGCGCTGGTGGACGGCTGGCTGCACGTCGGGCGCCTGGCCGTGCGCCCGGAGCACCGGCGGCGCGGGCTGGCGTCCGCGCTGATGGCGGCACTGGCAGCCTGGGGCGTGGAACAGGGAGCGGACCGCGCGGTGTTGCAGGTGGCGGAGGGGAACTCGGGCGCGCTCGCGCTCTACGCGGGGCTCGGCTGCGCCCCGCACCACAGATACCGGTACTGGGTGCCCGCACCCGGCTCGTGCGAGGATTCGACGTCGTGA
- the dapC gene encoding succinyldiaminopimelate transaminase produces the protein MSPVALPDFPWDSLAEVKATAQAHPGGVVDLSIGTPVDPVPAGIRDALASVSEIPGYPTTHGIPALRAAAIAALGRRHGVTGIEPDAVLPTIGSKEAVAWLPRLLGFGAGDLVVIPELAYPTYEVGALLAGASILRADSTVALGPQKPSMIWLNSPSNPTGKVLPAEHLRKVVEWARERDVIVVSDECYLALGWETEPLSVLHPDVSGGRTDGLIAVHSLSKSANLASYRAGFLTGDPRLIKQLLDIRKHAGMIVPRPVQEAMVAALTDDEALEAQRGRYARRRLVLRKALEDNGFRVDHSEAGLYLWATRDEAAAATVEWLAQRGILVAPGTFYGPKGGNHVRVALTATDERIDAAVERLTQ, from the coding sequence ATGAGCCCGGTCGCGCTGCCCGACTTCCCCTGGGATTCGCTCGCCGAGGTCAAGGCCACGGCGCAGGCGCATCCCGGCGGGGTCGTCGACCTTTCCATCGGCACCCCGGTCGACCCGGTCCCGGCCGGCATCCGCGACGCGCTGGCGTCGGTTTCGGAGATCCCCGGGTACCCGACCACGCACGGCATCCCGGCCCTGCGCGCGGCCGCCATCGCCGCGCTCGGCCGCCGTCACGGGGTGACGGGCATCGAGCCGGACGCCGTGCTCCCGACGATCGGGTCCAAGGAGGCCGTGGCCTGGCTGCCGCGCCTGCTCGGCTTCGGCGCCGGTGACCTCGTCGTCATCCCGGAGCTGGCGTACCCGACGTACGAGGTCGGGGCGCTGCTGGCGGGCGCGTCGATCCTGCGTGCCGACAGCACGGTCGCGCTCGGCCCGCAGAAGCCGTCGATGATCTGGCTGAACTCGCCGTCCAACCCGACCGGCAAGGTGCTCCCGGCCGAGCACCTGCGCAAGGTCGTCGAGTGGGCGCGCGAGCGGGACGTCATTGTGGTCTCCGACGAGTGCTACCTGGCGCTCGGCTGGGAGACCGAGCCGCTGTCGGTCCTGCACCCGGACGTCTCCGGCGGCCGGACCGACGGGCTGATCGCGGTGCACTCGCTGTCGAAGTCGGCGAACCTGGCCAGCTACCGCGCCGGGTTCCTGACCGGCGACCCCCGGCTGATCAAGCAGCTGCTCGACATCCGCAAGCACGCGGGCATGATCGTGCCGCGGCCGGTCCAGGAGGCGATGGTCGCCGCGCTGACCGACGACGAGGCCCTCGAAGCCCAGCGCGGACGCTACGCGCGCCGCCGGCTCGTCCTGCGCAAGGCGTTGGAGGACAACGGCTTCCGCGTCGACCACTCCGAGGCCGGCCTGTACCTGTGGGCCACCCGGGACGAAGCCGCCGCCGCGACGGTCGAATGGCTGGCCCAGCGGGGCATCCTGGTCGCGCCCGGCACGTTCTACGGCCCGAAGGGCGGCAACCACGTCCGCGTCGCGCTGACCGCGACCGACGAGCGCATCGACGCCGCCGTGGAGCGGCTCACTCAGTAG